In Jejubacter calystegiae, the following are encoded in one genomic region:
- the gntX gene encoding DNA utilization protein GntX, which produces MLSIPTRCWLCQMPLTLASHGLCSCCTRVLIRPRHRCPCCGLPARTSPSLCGRCVAKPPPWQHMVAVGDYQRPLSTLVHQFKFSGGVALASPLARLMLLNILAARRDRALPLPDLIVSVPLALRRQWRRGFNQSALLAEPLARWLGCDHPPAALRRLRAAPLQHHLNARRRAANLKNAFQLEFPVAGRHIAIVDDVITTGSTVGEIARLLARHGAAATQVWCLCRTL; this is translated from the coding sequence ATGCTATCAATCCCGACCCGCTGTTGGCTATGCCAGATGCCCCTGACGCTCGCGTCTCACGGGCTGTGCAGTTGCTGTACTCGCGTTCTGATTCGACCGCGTCATCGCTGTCCGTGCTGCGGCCTGCCTGCCCGTACCAGCCCCTCGCTCTGCGGACGCTGTGTGGCTAAACCGCCTCCCTGGCAACATATGGTGGCCGTGGGTGATTACCAGCGTCCGCTCAGCACGCTGGTGCACCAGTTCAAATTCAGCGGCGGCGTGGCGCTGGCGTCACCGCTGGCTCGCCTGATGTTGCTGAACATTCTGGCCGCCCGCCGCGATCGGGCGTTACCGCTCCCGGACTTGATCGTTAGCGTCCCTCTGGCCCTGCGCCGCCAGTGGCGACGTGGATTTAACCAAAGCGCGCTACTGGCAGAACCGCTCGCTCGCTGGCTGGGATGCGATCACCCGCCGGCAGCGCTGCGCCGTCTGCGCGCCGCGCCGCTACAGCACCATCTCAACGCCAGACGGCGGGCAGCCAACCTGAAAAACGCCTTTCAGCTTGAATTCCCGGTCGCCGGGCGCCATATCGCTATTGTGGACGATGTGATCACCACCGGGAGTACCGTCGGCGAAATCGCCAGACTGCTGGCGCGCCATGGCGCCGCGGCCACCCAGGTATGGTGCCTGTGCCGCACCTTGTAG
- the bioH gene encoding pimeloyl-ACP methyl ester esterase BioH has product MSKLWWQTLGTGKEHLVLLHGWGLNAEVWRCISDRLASQFTLHLVDLPGYGRSQDYGPMTLAAMAEEVMRHAPPRALWLGWSLGGLVASQAALTQPERVSGLISVASSPCFAAREAWPGIKPEVLSGFQQQLSEDFRRTVERFLALQTLGTETARQDARRLKEVVLNQPMPTVEVLNGGLEILKQEDLREPMVDLTLPFLRIYGSLDGLVPRKVAPLLDEHWPRSESLVLPKAAHAPFISHPEAFCQAVEDFCRKISAG; this is encoded by the coding sequence ATGAGTAAGCTCTGGTGGCAGACCCTGGGTACGGGGAAAGAGCATCTTGTGCTGTTGCACGGATGGGGACTGAATGCGGAGGTGTGGCGTTGCATCAGCGATCGGCTGGCCTCGCAATTTACTCTGCATCTGGTGGATCTGCCGGGATATGGCCGCAGCCAGGATTATGGGCCGATGACGCTGGCGGCGATGGCGGAAGAGGTGATGCGTCACGCGCCGCCGCGGGCCTTGTGGTTAGGCTGGAGTCTGGGCGGGCTGGTCGCGAGCCAGGCGGCGCTAACGCAGCCGGAGCGGGTAAGCGGGTTGATTAGCGTGGCTTCTTCGCCCTGTTTTGCCGCCAGGGAGGCATGGCCGGGCATTAAGCCGGAGGTGCTGTCAGGCTTTCAGCAGCAACTAAGCGAAGATTTTCGTCGTACCGTCGAGCGCTTTCTGGCGCTGCAAACGCTGGGGACTGAAACCGCGCGTCAGGATGCCCGCCGCCTGAAAGAGGTGGTGCTTAACCAGCCGATGCCGACGGTGGAAGTGTTGAATGGCGGGCTGGAGATCCTTAAGCAGGAAGATCTGCGCGAGCCGATGGTCGACCTGACGCTGCCTTTCCTGCGGATTTACGGCTCTCTGGACGGTCTGGTACCGCGCAAGGTGGCGCCGCTGTTGGATGAGCACTGGCCTCGCAGCGAATCGCTGGTGCTGCCGAAAGCGGCCCATGCGCCTTTTATCTCTCATCCCGAGGCGTTTTGTCAGGCGGTGGAAGACTTCTGCAGGAAAATTTCCGCAGGATAA
- the nfuA gene encoding Fe-S biogenesis protein NfuA, translated as MIRISDAAQAHFAKLLANQEEGTQIRVFVINPGTPNAECGVSYCPPDAVEATDTELKFEQLTAYVDELSAPFLEDAEIDFVTDQLGSQLTLKAPNAKMRKVSDDAPLIERVEYMIQSQVNPQLAGHGGRVSLMEITDDGYAILQFGGGCNGCSMVDITLKEGIEKQLLNEFPELKGVRDLTEHQRGEHSYY; from the coding sequence ATGATCCGTATTTCCGATGCTGCACAAGCACACTTCGCCAAACTGCTGGCCAATCAAGAGGAAGGGACCCAGATTCGCGTATTCGTCATCAACCCGGGTACCCCGAATGCGGAATGCGGCGTCTCCTACTGTCCGCCGGATGCCGTAGAGGCGACGGATACCGAACTGAAATTCGAACAGCTGACCGCTTATGTCGATGAATTAAGCGCACCGTTCCTGGAAGATGCAGAAATTGACTTCGTGACCGATCAGTTGGGTTCCCAGCTCACACTGAAGGCGCCGAATGCCAAAATGCGTAAAGTGTCTGACGATGCGCCGCTGATCGAGCGCGTGGAGTATATGATTCAGTCTCAGGTTAACCCGCAACTGGCGGGCCACGGCGGTCGGGTATCGCTGATGGAAATCACCGATGACGGTTACGCCATTCTGCAATTTGGCGGTGGCTGTAACGGCTGCTCAATGGTCGATATCACTCTGAAAGAGGGTATCGAGAAGCAACTGCTGAATGAGTTCCCTGAACTGAAAGGGGTGCGCGATCTCACTGAACATCAGCGCGGCGAGCACTCATACTACTAA
- a CDS encoding LacI family DNA-binding transcriptional regulator, whose amino-acid sequence MTDIKKNRKTTIYDLAQLTGISASAVSAILNGSWKKRRISPGRAEQVMRIAEQQGYTVNRQASLLRSRKSGVIGMIVPKYDNRYFGAIVEKFEAMARARGLFPFVTCTSRDPDLELEAARNMLSWQVDWVIATGATQPDKITQLCVQAGVRSLNLDLPGTLAPSVISDNYAGAKALTSRILDNVMRHKGSALPLVFIGGRGSDYNTRERLRGFLDAHSDYRVAVPDACLLPCGYASEKAETALADFCSGPENQLNGLFVNSTISLEGVLRELSRNRTTAQPLPPLGCFDWDPFVTLLNRNIDMVKQDVPKMLEAAFTLIDMDNTTPEIVQIPPLHVKA is encoded by the coding sequence GTGACTGACATCAAAAAAAACAGGAAGACCACGATTTACGATCTGGCGCAACTGACGGGAATATCGGCCAGTGCCGTCAGTGCAATCCTTAATGGCTCATGGAAAAAGCGCCGCATCAGCCCCGGACGAGCCGAACAGGTTATGCGTATTGCCGAACAGCAGGGATACACAGTCAACCGACAGGCCAGTCTACTACGCAGCCGCAAGTCTGGCGTCATTGGTATGATCGTTCCCAAATATGACAACCGTTATTTTGGCGCAATTGTGGAAAAGTTTGAGGCCATGGCGCGCGCACGCGGCCTGTTTCCCTTTGTGACCTGTACCAGCAGAGATCCCGATCTGGAGCTGGAAGCCGCACGAAATATGCTCTCCTGGCAGGTGGATTGGGTCATCGCCACCGGAGCCACGCAGCCCGACAAAATCACCCAGCTCTGTGTTCAGGCAGGTGTACGTTCTCTGAATCTGGACCTGCCGGGAACCCTGGCACCATCAGTCATCTCCGATAACTACGCCGGGGCCAAAGCGTTGACCAGCCGCATTCTGGACAATGTGATGCGCCACAAAGGAAGCGCATTGCCCCTGGTGTTCATCGGCGGTCGCGGGTCAGACTACAACACCCGGGAGCGGCTGCGCGGATTCCTTGATGCGCACTCCGACTATCGCGTGGCCGTGCCAGACGCCTGTCTGTTGCCCTGTGGATATGCATCAGAAAAGGCAGAAACCGCCCTTGCCGACTTCTGTTCCGGACCAGAAAATCAACTTAACGGACTATTCGTTAACTCCACGATTTCACTGGAAGGCGTGCTAAGAGAGCTATCCAGGAACAGAACAACCGCACAGCCACTACCGCCGTTGGGATGCTTCGACTGGGATCCCTTCGTGACGCTCCTCAACCGAAATATTGATATGGTTAAGCAGGATGTACCGAAAATGCTCGAAGCGGCATTCACTCTTATAGACATGGACAATACCACTCCGGAGATAGTGCAGATCCCGCCGCTTCACGTTAAGGCGTAA